ATTTAACTTCAAATAATTAATAATGCAAAATTAATCATGGCAAAGCTAACTTTACAAAATTTAATCGACCAGAATAAAATTTCAGGAAAAAGAGTTCTTGTAAGAGTTGATTTCAATGTTCCTCTCGATGAAAACAGAGTCATAACCGATCCGAAGAGAATCATAGAAACTCGTGACACAATAAATGCAATTACATCAAACGGAGGCAAATGTATTTTAATGAGTCATCTTGGACGTCCAAAAGGCGAAGTAAATCCGAAATATTCTCTTAATGTGGTTGCTGAATATATGACCAAGTGGCTGGATAAGCAGATTCTTTTTTCTGATGACTGCATGAGTGATGATAATCTCACAGTAATTGATAACATGAACCAAGGTGATATTTTGCTTCTTGAAAATCTGAGATTCTATAAACAGGAAGAAAAAAATGACCCTGAATTTGCAAAGAAACTGGCAAGATATGGTGATATATATGTGAATGATGCTTTCGGGACTGCTCACCGCGCACATGCTTCGACAGAAGGAGTGACGCACTTTATCGATACCTGTGCAGCGGGTTATCTTATGGAAAAAGAAATCATGTATTTATCAGATGCTGTTAATAATCCCAAAAAACCTTTGTGCGCAATCCTTGGCGGTTCAAAAATCTCAGGAAAGATTGATGTGATTGAAAATCTTTTGACCAAAGCTGATAAAATCTTAATCGGCGGCGGAATGATGTTCACGTTTTATAAAGCACTTGGATTTGAAATAGGGAAATCGATTCTTGAAGAAGATAAAATCGAGCTTGCAAAAGAGCTTTATGAAAAAGCTAAACAAATGGGAAAAGAAATTACGCTTCCGATTGATTTTGTAATTGCAGATAAGTTTGCTGAAGATGCGCAGTTTAATATAATTGAGTTTGACAGAGTGACGGGGGATTATGTTAACTGGATGGGAATGGATATCGGTCCTGAGACGATAAAGAAATTCAGAAAAGAAATTTTGGATTCAAAAACAATTGTATGGAATGGTCCGATGGGAGTTTTTGAAATGGATAACTTTGCAAAGGGAACTTTTGAAGTAGCAAATGCTCTTGCGGAGGCAACACAAAACGGTGCAACTACAATTGTTGGAGGAGGTGATTCTGCTGCTGCAATTGCAAAGGCAGGATTGGAAAATTCTGTTACTCACGTTTCAACGGGTGGCGGAGCATCACTTGAATATCTTGAAGGAAAGAAACTTCCGGGAATAGAAGCGTTAACTAACGTATAAATTATTTATCTACAATTGCAGCCGTCATTTCAGCTTCGGCTGCAATTTCTCCGCCAAGCATGTTTTTATATGCTTTGCCTTCGAATTTACATATACCGCGTTTAAAAGAAACGAGGTTGATTTCATAAATAATCTGGTCTCCGGGGGTAATTGGTTTTCTGAATCTTGCTTTCTCGATTGATGCAAAGAATGC
The DNA window shown above is from Ignavibacteria bacterium and carries:
- a CDS encoding phosphoglycerate kinase, coding for MAKLTLQNLIDQNKISGKRVLVRVDFNVPLDENRVITDPKRIIETRDTINAITSNGGKCILMSHLGRPKGEVNPKYSLNVVAEYMTKWLDKQILFSDDCMSDDNLTVIDNMNQGDILLLENLRFYKQEEKNDPEFAKKLARYGDIYVNDAFGTAHRAHASTEGVTHFIDTCAAGYLMEKEIMYLSDAVNNPKKPLCAILGGSKISGKIDVIENLLTKADKILIGGGMMFTFYKALGFEIGKSILEEDKIELAKELYEKAKQMGKEITLPIDFVIADKFAEDAQFNIIEFDRVTGDYVNWMGMDIGPETIKKFRKEILDSKTIVWNGPMGVFEMDNFAKGTFEVANALAEATQNGATTIVGGGDSAAAIAKAGLENSVTHVSTGGGASLEYLEGKKLPGIEALTNV